A window of Lodderomyces elongisporus chromosome 8, complete sequence genomic DNA:
ACGGACAGTTTAGGACATTGGAAAAtgagttgaaaaaagagCTCCCTGGAGCAATGACCACCAAGATAGCAACGCTTCCACATAAGGAGAAACACGATGAGGGAGAAGATTTGGATATGGATGGCAAATCAGGTGTGCTTACGCGCGAAAGACTCAGATTGGCATTACGAGGCTATTTGCGGGAATTGATCAAAGTCAAGGAGATTGTCAAGACCAACGCTTTCCAGCTGTTTATTCTGACAGATTCGACAGATATGACTTTGGATGACGTGGAGGATTACAAGACGCGTGTTGAGCACGAGACCAAGATGCTTGAGACGCAAAAGGAGTTTCAGAAAGAGACGTTGAAAATAACTACAGCATTGAGTGGCAAGATCGAAAGCTTCAAGTCGCTCCTTATTGAGAACCCAAATGCGTCTAGTGACTTGTTGGAGGAAATTGGGTCAACTAGAAGCATCAAGGAAGCCTCGTCTGTGTTGCAGACTTTTAACGAATGGGCCAAGTTGGAGATTGCCGCTACAGTGTACCACTTGTTCTTGGCACAGGACTCTGCAGCCGGGTTCTACCAGAAATGTAGAAAGCTCCACCGGTGGTTTCCCTATAGTGTTGTTTATGCCATTTTGCGGTTCACAAACCCAATGAAGATGATCCTGAGAGTGGTTgacttgttgtttttgagTATTCCTCGGCTCCCTACATGGAACAAGGAGTTGAGAGAGCACTCAAAGTCTACCGGTGCGCGAAACTTGTGTGCGTTGATGTTTATTGCCATGTTGAATGATGATTTGTTGGggaatgaaaaagagataGCTTTGTTGAGAGAAGATCTCAAGGGATTCGAAAGGTATTTGCAAAGGATTGATAATTTTGTTGCTTCGCTGTGGCAAGATGTGCAGGACATAAAGGAGGAGGCACTCCACCAGCAGCAGGACTATTTCATGACTATACTAACGAGTGAACTGATTGGTCCACCGTGCGATGCGCGCCTTAGATTGATTCAATACTCGTACAATGCATTTGAGTCTGGAGGCGACATGGAAGCTCTGTCCTTGTACTTGAATCTTAAGCAATATTGGCAATTGCAGGTGCGGACTAAAGATAAGGAGCTTCTCAAGCAAATATGGGAGGAGCCTGAAATCACGCAGCTTTTGAAGACAATCTTGGAGGTGTTTTACAATCCAATCATGTCTGTGTTTGCCAAGAGCAATGTTCACAAGGCATTCAAGTCTGCGGAGAAGATGATTGATGAGATATTGAAAGTAGTTGGCGAGATTAGAGATGAGCAGTATTACCTAAGTCCGTTGCAGATCTACGATCGGATCAAGGCAGTGTTGGATGAGCATGAAGATTTCTTGTGGAACTTTCTTCACGATGTTTATGCCAATGATGATCAGCAAGTGTTTCTTGGTTTTATCAAGTGGGCAGAAACATTTTTGCTGTTTGTTAGAG
This region includes:
- a CDS encoding uncharacterized protein (BUSCO:EOG09260DUR), coding for MLQLSPTQVHFLKKYLLEQQLVKELQILNEPNCCELLGPPFNASESSPNLPLLTFFFRKFLVTFPLIVKNSPEKQRQFWQDVVEPFVINFNSKQISGSSERRGVSKRKRANKKLLSVLLLFYNSTLVAGNEMEYLTKDHYKASDTAKLEKFDIQNSDRYEIIGLNQFDKMVFVNDIYINIVAVRTVEHEQSRSWFKVQRQHNYEFVIQIVLRQGKECVNVFVNKYYGQFRTLENELKKELPGAMTTKIATLPHKEKHDEGEDLDMDGKSGVLTRERLRLALRGYLRELIKVKEIVKTNAFQSFISTDSTDMTLDDVEDYKTRVEHETKMLETQKEFQKETLKITTALSGKIESFKSLLIENPNASSDLLEEIGSTRSIKEASSVLQTFNEWAKLEIAATVYHLFLAQDSAAGFYQKCRKLHRWFPYSVVYAILRFTNPMKMISRVVDLLFLSIPRLPTWNKELREHSKSTGARNLCALMFIAMLNDDLLGNEKEIALLREDLKGFERYLQRIDNFVASSWQDVQDIKEEALHQQQDYFMTILTSESIGPPCDARLRLIQYSYNAFESGGDMEASSLYLNLKQYWQLQVRTKDKELLKQIWEEPEITQLLKTILEVFYNPIMSVFAKSNVHKAFKSAEKMIDEILKVVGEIRDEQYYLSPLQIYDRIKAVLDEHEDFLWNFLHDVYANDDQQVFLGFIKWAETFLSFVRVKFIDEPAVKLDIEIGDVDENLFVQQLDAKVRATLEKRRLFKEYYEAKKAQQDQIDQDWEKINNSVFGNVGSDDFGFSADDMDDLNNMNLEDEMMGGEHSRLEKMLIAKLKAIESSVGTSELDKIDIEKGVVDVLARLETSMGAVAPQG